The genome window GCGTGAGGGTCCTCGATTTCACCCGCATACTGGCAGGGCCGTTTGCAACGAGGATACTTGGGGATTCAGGCGCTGAAGTAATCAAGGTCCAATCGCAGAAGACCGCCACGCGAGCAGAGTTAAACACATCGGCATATTTCAACACATGGAATAGAAATAAACGGAGTGTGACCCTCGATTTGAGCCGCCGTGAGGCGCGAGAGATCGTCCTGAAGCTTGCCGGCATGAGCGATGTGGTAGTGGAGAACTTCTCTCCTCGCGTCATGTCGAACTGGAACCTGTCATACACCCATTTCAGAGAGGTGAATTCCAGAATCATTATGGCGAGTATCTCCGCCATGGGTCAGACAGGACCCTGGAAAGACTACGTAGGTTATGGCCCTACCTTCCATGCACTTTCCGGTCTCACCGCAATGACGTCCTCAGGCCTCAAGTCTCCTGTGGGGTTGGGACACGCCTACGCGGACACAATCATAGGCCTCTACGCGGCGCTCGCTATATTAGCGGCCTTGAAGCATAGAGACAGAACAAATGAGGGTCAGTACATAGATCTTTCAGGATATGAGGCCGTATGTACGCTCATGGGTCCATCCCTCATCGCTGCAGGTGCGGATCACGAAACCTCTTTTTTGCGGACGGATTGTCTTGACGATATCGCCCACGCGCCGGCGGGGTGTTATCGGTGCCTGGGCGATGACAGATGGTGCGTCATCGCTATATACAATGACAGCGATTGGCGTGCGTTCTGTCGTGTGGCGGACCGTTGCCAATGGCTTTACGATGAGGCCTTCAGCTCGACGGACAAAAGAAAAGAGCATCGCGTACTGCTTGACAAGCTCATCGAAGAGTGGACGTGTCAGTACCCGCCAGAAGCCATTGTCGATCTCCTCCAGGGTGCCGGCGTTGCGGCGGGCGTGGTTGAGAATGCCCAAGACCTCGCGAGCGACCCGCGGCTTGTGACGCGCGACTTCTTTGTCAGGCTTACGCACCCGGTGCTCGGCACGTCGACTTCCGACAGGAGCGCCCTCACTTTCGCCAGGGTGAGACAAACCGCCTGGAAGGCAGCGCCGCTACTCGGCGCCGACAACCGATACGTTTTCAGGAACCTGCTCGGTCTCTCCGAAGACGAGCTAGCACACCTCGAAAAAAAGGGCGTCATCGCATAGTCTGACGTCCTTTATCGTTTCTTTGTCCCGTGAGCCATTCGAGAGAGCCCCGAGCGGTCCCACGGGTCGCAGGGATCGTTTGTTAACGGAAAGAGCGGGATGAGATAACCCTCATCCCGCTCTCTTGCTCCATGTTATCTTTGCGTCATACGCCTACTTGCTGTACTGCTGGACAAGCCGCTGTGCTTCGGCAAGTATCTTGGTTCCAGGCAAACCCATGTTGTCAAGATCCTTGGCTTGCTTCTCGGCCATTGCCTTTATCGGCGCATAGAATTTTACCATTTCCGATTTGGGCATAGGGATAAATTCAATGCCGAGTTTCTTTCCCACTTCCATAGCATGATCACAGGTCCTGTTGAACTCGGCCTCGGTCTCCCTGCCATAGAAGTCTATATTATTCTCAAACACCTTCTTGATATCGGGAGGCAGGCTATTCCATTTCTTGAGGTTCATCATCCTCATACCGGCATGTGTCCGGTAGAAATTAATCATGACCACATACTTTGCAACGTCCGCAAATTTCAGGGACTCCAGTGTCTCGACCGGTGCGATGTTTCCGTCAAGGATGCCTTTCTGCAAGCCCACATAGACCTCGGAATTCGACATACTCACGCCCTCCACTCCTAACTGAGCAAGCGCAGTGGAGACGTCGCCCACGGTCTTGATTCTCATACCCCTCAGGTCTTCTATCTTGCGGACAGGTTTACGCATTACGAGCTGGTTCAATGATCCGCCCCAGCAGAGCACCTTCAGGTCTTTGTATTCCCTCTCGATCTCTGGGAACTTTGCAAGCATCTCCTTCCAGATCTTGGCGCCCGTATCCAGATTGTCTACGCCGTAGAAAAACAGCATGCTTGCCTTGAAAATCTGGAAACCGCTCTTGGATGTCGAGGGATTCACAAAGCCGATATCGACAGCGCCCTGCTGTAACTCCTGAACAGCATCCTGACCGCCTAGGACAGCACCGCCCCAATAGGGCTTGATTTTGACCCGCCCGTTGGTCTCCTTCTCAATCTTCTCAATCCATTTCTTATCAACAATACTGAAAGGATGTTCAATGCCGTAGGGTGTACCATAGGTGAGTTCGATGGCTTTGCCTTGCTGGGCCGCACCCATTGTGGGCAGCGTAAGCCCGATCAGACAAACGGCCAGCAACATAATCATACTACTTGTTAACCTTTTCATTTTCCTACCTCCCTATCTGTTTTTAATGATGCGCTCGGGCCATCATCTCGTTTGCACTCATCGATTTGCTATCCGTTCCACATAATGATTACAACGTAACCCCATGCACTCAGGTCTTACACCTTCATCAGGCTCGGTAGCCACATAGTTATAGGCGTGACGAACATGAAGAGTGGCATGGTAACGAGTTCCATCAAAAGGAAGGGCACTGAGCCTCTAAACACATCCGTTAGAGAAAGGTCCTTATCGACCCCTGAAATGATGTATGCGCACATACCCAAAGGAGGTGTGATAAGGGTAATTTCCAGCATGCGAACCTGGATAACGCCAAACCAGATAGGATCAAAGCCGAGCGTGGTTATGAGGATCGGATAGAAGACAGGGAGTGTGAGGATCTGGATGGACGGGGCCTCCATGACCATACCGAGAAAGAAATAGATGATGATGATGACCGTGAGGACCCACCACCGGTTCACGTGCAATCCGGTAATCCACATGGCGCAAACTTCAGGCAGCGTGGTCTTGGCACAAAAATAGTTAAAAATGAACGCCCCCATCATGATGGCGTAGATCATGCCCGCGGTGCGCATGGTGTCCATGAGGGCCGTCCGGAGCATTTTCCATGAGAGACGTCTTCTCGCTGCTGCAAGCACCACCGATCCGAAGGCGCCGACCCCGCCTGCCTCCGTGGCAGTGAAGAGGCCATATACCATCCCGCCGATAACGATCACGAGGAGCAGAAGCAATTCCCAGCACTGCTTCAGGGCAAGCCACTTTTCGCGCCATGACACATGGGGCACAGGAGGCCCAAGCTCGGGCTTTCTCCAACAGAGTAGTACGATGGTCACGATATATGAGATGATGGTGAGAAAAGCGGGAATCAAACTGGCTGCGAAAAGTTTGCCGATGGATTGTTGAGTGAGGATACCGTAAATAATGAACATGCCGCTCGGTGGGACCAGACTGCCTATGGTGCCTCCCGCTGCAACGCATCCGGCAGCAAATTTCTTATCGTATCCATACTTTCTCATCTCCGGAAGGGCCACGAGGCCCACGGTTGCGGCGGTAGCAAGACTCGATCCGCTGCATGCCGCAAAACCTGCTGCACCGCCGATAGAGGCCATGCCGAGACCTCCCCGCCGATGGCCAAGCAATTTTGCGGCAAGATTAAAGAGATCAGCGCCGAACCCGCTGGCAAAGGTTACCTGCGCCATAAGCAGGAAAAGGGGTAACACTGCAAGCTGATAATTCCCGATAACCTCAAAGGGTACCGTTGCCATCTTCACGATGGCTCCGGTAAAAGGATAGAGCAAGCACATCCCCACAAAACCGACAAGTCCCAACGCACCCGAAATCGGCATACCGATGGCGAGCAGTGAGAAAAGAACAGCAAAACCAAGTAATCCTATCGTTACAGGGCTCATTTGGATACTCCTTCGTTCGTTTTTGCAAATGAATCTCGTATATGGTGAATTAACTTAAAAAAGAGGACAATGCACATCAGTAATAGGGAAAGTACCCAAAGAGCTCTAAACGGCACTACGTTGATCTTGAGGAGTTCCGTCTGTTCCCCATTCTCGTACATGCGGGTGAGCATGCCCCATCCCGCATAGAGCAGGGTCACCCAGAAGGCAAGGTTCAAGAAGGTTGTAAGGACCTCGAGACGCGACCTGGTCCTCGATTTCAGGTGCATCACGATAACATCCGCCTTGGTGTGGTGGTTCTGAATCTCACAGTACACAAAGGAGTATGCGCCGACGAGCACAATGGCCGTCTCAACCAGGTCAAAAGTCCCCGGAATGGTGCGCCCGAGGAAGAGACGCAGGAAAATGCCCGTACACAGAATCATCGTGCAAAAGCCAATATCAACCGAGCCAAGCACGGCCCCCCATGTAACCAATCGATAGATGAATCGTTCAATGAACCGCATTGCTCAACCTCCCGTATGTTTGTCCACGCCTCGCAGTTCCAGAGCTCTTTGTCTCGCTCCCCGTGTTGCGAGGCCTGTTTGTATCTCGCTTTTTGCTCACGTCTCGTGCGTTTCTCGCCACGTTTGTTTCCTCGAGGACCACGACATCAGTCCGTTGGAGCATTGCGAAGTGTTCGATCATGCCCTTTCGACCCTGTCTAAGGTTCATGGGATATGAGATGTTCGGCATCCGGTTGTTCTGCGTGTCAATAGTCAGTGAGCCATCGATCCCAATCTCGGTGCCGCTATTCTCAATTTCTTTTGTATACTATTATACTTTTCAAATGATAATCAAGTTTTTTTTATCTTATATCTGAGCTGAAAATTCTATCAGCCGAGCCAACCGTCTAAGACATCGAATTTCAAGGCGAAAATGCGAACCCATGATTCGCCTTATAGTCAACCCGAAATCATACGTCGTGTGAGACTGAAAGCCCAATCGTCATTCTAAGCGAAAGCGGGTGTGATATCGCATCTCGGGCGCCTACGCGTTAAAATAGCGAAGAAGGTGAGCGAGCTATCCTCGCTCACCTTAAATTTCTTTCTGTGTGTTTCGATAATGAATTTCTCGGTCGTTACTTGCCGCCTTTGATCAGCCGCTGTATTTCGGCAAAGATTTTGCTACCGGGAATATTCTTGGCATCGAGGTTCTTGCCCTCTTTCGTCGCCTCGTCGAGAATCAGCCCATAGAATTTTGTCGACTCTTCTTTGGGGAGGGTAATATACTCTACACCGTTCTTCTTACCATACTCCTTGCCGGAATTGTCGTCCTTTATAACATCCCTGTCAGCTTCTTTCGAATACCACTCAATGTTGTTCAAAAAGACCTTCTGGATATCGGGGGGCAGTTTGTTCCAGGCTACAAGGCTCATAACGCGCGAGCCGGTGCTCGGCCGGACCAGGTTGAGCACCGTATAGTACTTGGCAACTTCAGACAACCTCAAGGTCTCCAGTGTGTTGTATGTAACGAAGCCCCCGTCCAGGATGCCCTTCTGCATGCTCACATAGACTTCTGTCATGGGTGAGTTCACGCCTTCCACACCGAGATCCTTGAGCACGGAGGTGATCTCGCCGAGTGTCTTCACCCTCATGCCCTTCATGTCCGCAAGCTTGCGCACAGGTTTGCGGGTCAATAAATCATATTGGGTGCCCGAACTCCAGCACATAACCTTGAGACCCTTGTATTCGGCCTCGATCTCAGGGAATTTTTTGAGCACTTCGAAGAAGATTCGCTGTTCATCGGCAGGATTTACTCCTGTAAAGAATAAGAACATGGCCTTGGCGATATCATAACCGGTCTTAGCCTGGCCCGGAGAGATGAACCCCACATCGGCAACGTCTTTCGCCATCTCGTCCATTGCCTCGGCGCGCGCCCCGATGATCGCCCCACCCCAGAACGGTTTGAACTTAACCCGCCCGTTGGTCTCCTTCTCGATCTTTGCCATCCATTTTATATCTGTTTTGCTGAAGGTATGATCGGGGCCGTAAGGCGTGCCGTAGGTAAGCTCGATGACTTTCTGCTGCGCCACGACCACAGGCGGCATGACAAATGCCGTGAGCAGAACTGCCGATAAAACACATACGAAGATGCTGATCCTTTTCATGATTTCTCTCCCTCCATATGAGATGATGGTGACGGGCAGGCCGCCACCGTTGTTCTTCACGTCTTCTGCTGCTCTGTCCGCGATATGATCTCGTCCTGCATGGGTGGCGTGAGTTTCACAAAATAGGCGCTGTAACCCGCCACCCTCACAACCAGGTCCTTGTGCTGCGCCGGTTCCTTTTTTGCCTGCTCCATAGTCTCTCTGCTCACCACATTGAACTGAACATGCTTTCCGCCCATCTGGAAATACGTCTTGATGAGAGAAGCAAGCTTTTTCCTGTCTTCTTCCGTCTTTAACGCCGTGGGATGAAATTTCATGTTGAGGAGTGTGGCCTGAAGTGCGTCCTGATTAATCTTGGCCGCACTCTTAAATATGGCCGTGGGTCCGCAGGTATCCATGCCTCTGACAGGCGACATTGCGCCGTCGGCGAGGCAAGCCCCGGCAAACCGTCCCTCAGGGGTCGCCCCTGTCTGGGCGCCGCCCGGCCATTGGGAAGAAATCGAAATCGCCGATGCCTTATGAGTACCGCCGACGACCGTGGGAAAACTCTCAGCCATCTCGGCCAAGAAACGATAAAGCTCCACAGGCACCTCGTCGGCATAATCGTTGTCATTGCCGTACTTCGGAGCTGCGATGCAGTCCTTTCTCAACTGCTCGTAGCCTTCCCAGTTGGCCTTGAGGGCATCCCGCATCTGTCTCATCGTGTACTTCTTATCATCGAAAACTAGTTTCCTGATCGCGGTCAGGGAATCTGCCACATTCATCGTGCCCACGTTGTTGAGGACTGAGAGGTTTTCAAGGAGATAGGTCCGGTCGAGGAGGCTCTTACCCACCTTGATGGCATCCGCTGTAAGAACGGTACGGAATGGATCTGGAAAAAGCTCCGCATTGGCCCGGGTGAACAGGTTGTTGTACTCGGCGTTGAGCCCCGAGAAATGCTTCCACTGTGTCTCGAAGGCCTTGAGCAACTCGTCAAAAGATTTAAAGG of Syntrophorhabdaceae bacterium contains these proteins:
- the dctP gene encoding TRAP transporter substrate-binding protein DctP, yielding MKRLTSSMIMLLAVCLIGLTLPTMGAAQQGKAIELTYGTPYGIEHPFSIVDKKWIEKIEKETNGRVKIKPYWGGAVLGGQDAVQELQQGAVDIGFVNPSTSKSGFQIFKASMLFFYGVDNLDTGAKIWKEMLAKFPEIEREYKDLKVLCWGGSLNQLVMRKPVRKIEDLRGMRIKTVGDVSTALAQLGVEGVSMSNSEVYVGLQKGILDGNIAPVETLESLKFADVAKYVVMINFYRTHAGMRMMNLKKWNSLPPDIKKVFENNIDFYGRETEAEFNRTCDHAMEVGKKLGIEFIPMPKSEMVKFYAPIKAMAEKQAKDLDNMGLPGTKILAEAQRLVQQYSK
- a CDS encoding TRAP transporter large permease, translated to MSPVTIGLLGFAVLFSLLAIGMPISGALGLVGFVGMCLLYPFTGAIVKMATVPFEVIGNYQLAVLPLFLLMAQVTFASGFGADLFNLAAKLLGHRRGGLGMASIGGAAGFAACSGSSLATAATVGLVALPEMRKYGYDKKFAAGCVAAGGTIGSLVPPSGMFIIYGILTQQSIGKLFAASLIPAFLTIISYIVTIVLLCWRKPELGPPVPHVSWREKWLALKQCWELLLLLVIVIGGMVYGLFTATEAGGVGAFGSVVLAAARRRLSWKMLRTALMDTMRTAGMIYAIMMGAFIFNYFCAKTTLPEVCAMWITGLHVNRWWVLTVIIIIYFFLGMVMEAPSIQILTLPVFYPILITTLGFDPIWFGVIQVRMLEITLITPPLGMCAYIISGVDKDLSLTDVFRGSVPFLLMELVTMPLFMFVTPITMWLPSLMKV
- a CDS encoding TRAP transporter small permease, producing the protein MRFIERFIYRLVTWGAVLGSVDIGFCTMILCTGIFLRLFLGRTIPGTFDLVETAIVLVGAYSFVYCEIQNHHTKADVIVMHLKSRTRSRLEVLTTFLNLAFWVTLLYAGWGMLTRMYENGEQTELLKINVVPFRALWVLSLLLMCIVLFFKLIHHIRDSFAKTNEGVSK
- the dctP gene encoding TRAP transporter substrate-binding protein DctP — protein: MKNNGGGLPVTIISYGGREIMKRISIFVCVLSAVLLTAFVMPPVVVAQQKVIELTYGTPYGPDHTFSKTDIKWMAKIEKETNGRVKFKPFWGGAIIGARAEAMDEMAKDVADVGFISPGQAKTGYDIAKAMFLFFTGVNPADEQRIFFEVLKKFPEIEAEYKGLKVMCWSSGTQYDLLTRKPVRKLADMKGMRVKTLGEITSVLKDLGVEGVNSPMTEVYVSMQKGILDGGFVTYNTLETLRLSEVAKYYTVLNLVRPSTGSRVMSLVAWNKLPPDIQKVFLNNIEWYSKEADRDVIKDDNSGKEYGKKNGVEYITLPKEESTKFYGLILDEATKEGKNLDAKNIPGSKIFAEIQRLIKGGK